GCCGGCATCACCGAATCAAAATTTGGTTTTGCATAAAAATACACCGAGCAATCGATAAAATGCTTCGTGCTGTCCGTGACATAAAATTGCCCGTTCGTCGCAGCGTTCCCGTTTACATTATAAAACATTCCGTAAACGCGACTGTCTTTATTCAGGAAAGGCTGTTCGGTAATATCGTCCGCTTTCACGACGTGCTTGTAAGTCAGCTCCTGCGCATCCTTCAGCAACGCATTCACATTGCCCTGCACTGGTTTATAACTGATGTAAATCGTCGCTTTCATCTTCGGGTACGTAATCTCAAAATTACAGCCCGGCTTGCCTTTGATAATGGCCTCCGAATTCATGTCAAACGTAAACGGGCACTCATTTTCAAAATGCGCGTATTCCGCAACAGGATAATCCAGCCGCAATTGCGCCGCCGGTTTCGGCAACACATCTTCCTTACAGCCCACAATCAGCACCAACAGCGGTGCGACAAACAAAAAAGGTATATATTTTCTCAAAATCATAATTTGCATTTTCAGGAGCTGATCCGGCTGTCCGCTGCACCCGAGCGTAGCGAACTGACTGAAGGTAATCTTTTTATTTTTAAAGAAAAAATAAAAAGGATTTTCGCTTCCATCCGGGCTAGTGCTCCTCCTCCAATCTTATTCCAGCGTCACTTTCACCTGCCGTATCCGTTTCTTGTCCACCGATTCGATCGTAAACAAATAACTTCCGCAATGGATTTTCTGTCCTTTCTTCGGGAAATTCCCTAAAATTTCCAATATCAATCCCGCCAAAGTCTCCGCTTCGCCTTTTCGCTCTTCAAAAATTTCCTCATCAACGTCCACGATGCGGTAAAAATCCTTCAGGTAGATCTTGCCCTCAAAAAGGAAATTCTTTTCGTCGATCTGCGAATAGTTGATATTCTCATCATCAAATTCATCGCTGATATCGCCCACGATTTCCTCAATAATATCTTCTAAAGACACCAGTCCTGAAGTGCCGCCATATTCATCCACCACAATGGCCAAATGGCTTTTCATGCTTTGAAAATCCTTCAGCAGGTTGTCGAGCTTCTTATTTTCGGGCACGAAAAAAGGTTTTCTCAGCAACGCCGTCCAGTCAAAATCCTTCGCGTCAATATGCGGAATGATGTCTTTCACGAACAAAACGCCTTCTATCTGGTCAATATTGTCGCGATACACCGGAATCCGCGAAAAGCCTTTTTCTGTAATCTTCGAAAGCACTTCTGAAAATGACGCTTCAATTTCCAAAGCAAAAATATCAATTCTCGGGCTCATTACCTGCTTTGTGTCCGTATTTCCGAAAGAAACGATGCCTTCAAGGATTTTCTGCTCTTCTGTTGAAGTTTCTTCAGATGAAGTCAATTCCAGGGCCTGTGACAATTGGTCTACCGAAAAATTAGATTTCTGCTTGCCTAATTTTTCCTGCAAATATATGGTCACCGAACGCATCGGCAAACTGATCGGCGACAGCAATTTATCCAAAACAAATACCGGGCGCGCAATCCACAACGCAAATTTCACATTGTTACGGTTCGCATACACTTTAGGCAACACTTCACCGAAAAGCAAAATCAGGAACGTCACGAAAACCACATCCACGACAAATTTCAGCGCTTTCGACGCAATGGCATCAAACAAACTGTGTCCGATATATGAAAACAAAATGACTACCCCGATATTGATGAAATTATTCGCGACAACCAATGTCGCAAGCAATTTCTTCGGTTTTTCCAGAAGCTTTGCAATCAGCCGTGCCCTGTCGGGATTTTTGGCTGACGCATCATCAAGATCATTTTGTGACAGTGAGAAAAAAGCGACTTCAGCGCCGGAAACTATTGCCGTGCAGAATAGCAGGACGAAAATTCCTGCGAAACCCAATAAAAGATTGGTGTCAAAATGTGCTAAACCGGGGGGTTCGGGGTCCAAATTCAGGTCAGTTGGTTAAACAATC
This genomic stretch from Flavobacterium pallidum harbors:
- the gldD gene encoding gliding motility lipoprotein GldD, whose amino-acid sequence is MILRKYIPFLFVAPLLVLIVGCKEDVLPKPAAQLRLDYPVAEYAHFENECPFTFDMNSEAIIKGKPGCNFEITYPKMKATIYISYKPVQGNVNALLKDAQELTYKHVVKADDITEQPFLNKDSRVYGMFYNVNGNAATNGQFYVTDSTKHFIDCSVYFYAKPNFDSVMPAASYIKNDMRRIMETIRWKK
- the gldE gene encoding gliding motility-associated protein GldE, with the protein product MDPEPPGLAHFDTNLLLGFAGIFVLLFCTAIVSGAEVAFFSLSQNDLDDASAKNPDRARLIAKLLEKPKKLLATLVVANNFINIGVVILFSYIGHSLFDAIASKALKFVVDVVFVTFLILLFGEVLPKVYANRNNVKFALWIARPVFVLDKLLSPISLPMRSVTIYLQEKLGKQKSNFSVDQLSQALELTSSEETSTEEQKILEGIVSFGNTDTKQVMSPRIDIFALEIEASFSEVLSKITEKGFSRIPVYRDNIDQIEGVLFVKDIIPHIDAKDFDWTALLRKPFFVPENKKLDNLLKDFQSMKSHLAIVVDEYGGTSGLVSLEDIIEEIVGDISDEFDDENINYSQIDEKNFLFEGKIYLKDFYRIVDVDEEIFEERKGEAETLAGLILEILGNFPKKGQKIHCGSYLFTIESVDKKRIRQVKVTLE